A window of Apium graveolens cultivar Ventura chromosome 8, ASM990537v1, whole genome shotgun sequence contains these coding sequences:
- the LOC141680096 gene encoding uncharacterized protein LOC141680096 translates to MNREEILKELKDKPFYYPPKLMQTPLESRPYNRQCNYYGTHGHKTENCLSLKYFIKDQVKKGNMNKYLARDNNNRGEAQKKGMNLVNVVLGGSHSPARSPDFGEEVLSIQSLPDLVTSFSSKDYEGVNPHHNAALVVTLDIFDNEVKRMMIDNGSSVNILFKHTVDRMQLGSVCSNNCWEDLLYGFGHNLVPIQGTLYLPVTFGNVPN, encoded by the coding sequence ATGAATCGGGAGGAAATTTTGAAGGAGCTAAAAGACAAACCTTTCTATTATCCTCCGAAGCTGATGCAAACTCCTTTGGAGAGCAGGCCTTATAATAGGCAGTGCAATTACTATGGGACCCATGGCCACAAGACTGAAAACTGCTTATCACTAAAGTACTTCATTAAGGACCAAGTCAAGAAAGGAAATATGAACAAGTACTTAGCCCGAGATAACAACAACAGAGGGGAGGCGCAGAAGAAAGGAATGAACCTAGTTAATGTAGTCCTAGGAGGCTCCCACTCCCCAGCACGGAGCCCGGACTTCGGCGAAGAAGTGCTCTCAATCCAATCACTCCCAGATCTGGTGACATCCTTCAGCAGTAAGGACTATGAAGGAGTTAACCCTCATCACAATGCAGCTTTAGTTGTCACCTTGgacatctttgataatgaagtaaAAAGAATGATGATAGATAATGGTTCCTCGGTGAATATTCTTTTCAAGCACACAGTGGATCGAATGCAATTAGGGAGCGTCTGCTCAAATAATTGCTGGGAGGATTTACTATACGGGTTCGGACACAACTTAGTCCCGATCCAAGGGACTTTGTATCTACCTGTTACTTTTGGAAATGTTCCTAACTAA